GTTTAGGGATTATCCAAGTAAATTACTACTAAGGAGTAATTGTTTCTTCTTGAGCTAATAATCCAAAGAATTTATCTAAATTCGGTAAAATCACAATTCTAGTTCTACGATTTCTTGCTCTATTTTTAGCTGTAGAATTATCTACTAAAGGCACTGAACTTCCTCTCCCAGCAGCAATTAATCTATTTGAATCTACATTATATTTTTTCTCTAATAAACGAACTATAGAAGTCGCTCTTTTCACACTTAAATCCCAGTTATCTTGAATCACTGCATTATTAATTGATCTAGAATCTGTATGTCCTTCAATCATAACATCCATACTTGGCTCTGAATTAATTACGTCTGCTAGCTTTTTAATTAAACTATATGCTTTTTTCTTTACTCTATAGCTTGCTGTATTGAATAATAACTCATCAGAAACTGATATCATCACAACAGTCTGATCGATATCTACATTAATATCTTCTGAACCTTCTAATTCAGACGTATTGATAGATTTCCTCAAATTATAAGCAATAGCAACATCCATCGAGTCTTTTAAAGTTTTAGCATTTGATAACTCTGCAGGATCTACTTTAGCTAAAGTCTCTCTCATTTTCTCTTTCATAGAATTAGACATCACTGCTGTTTTACCAACCATATCTAATTTCACATTATTTTCATCTTTTAAAGAAGAATTATAATTTTTAAGTGAATTGATTTTTTCATTGTAATTATCAACTCTCTTTTCAATTTTTGCAAATTTTGCTTCCAGCTCTTTCTTCTCAAAAGTTGTCTTCTGAAGATTACCCTTAGTATCTTGATACTGTTTTTGTAATTCTATATATTTCTTCTTAGAAACACATGATGTTAATGCTAATGTAGAAACACTTAGGAGGATTATAGCTTTTCTCATATTAAAATTTAAATTGGTTGTTACTTTAACGGAAGCTTTCTTTAAATATTATATAAATAAAAAATGCTACTCCAAATAGAGTAGCATTTATTCTCACAAATTTCCCACGAATTTAATGTTTTACTTCAGGATTACTAGGGAATCTATACTTACTACATTTACCTATAGATCCTCCTGGTCTGTTAAGACAGTCAGCAAATTTTGTTATTCCTCCTGAATCAGTATCTTTTTTTGGTTTGTGGCATTTATTAAATCCTTCTAATACACCAACTTTATATTCACTTGGAAAATTTGGTTCACTCATAGTAGCATTCAATAATTTTGTATCATCTAATTTTCCTAAATTACAACCTGTATTGTATCCTTGTTTGTAATAATCATTAGGAACTTGTCCTCCTGGTACTTGTTGAGCAAAAGCTGAAACACTTAAGCAAAACAGTACAAAAAATAATATTTTCTCCATTTTTAAAATTTTAAATTTACATGTGTTCATAAAGAAGCATTACAATTGATTACGACTTTATTTTTCAAATTACCTATTCAGATAGTTTGATATTTGATCAAATACGAATTCAAAAGTATTTTTTTTGAGAAAAAAGAAAAAGAGAAAAAATTTAAGTGTAGGCTAAAAAAATCTTAGTGTAAATACATCCCTGATAAGTGTAGCAACTATCTTAATCTAATAAATTTTTGATCATTTTATTTAAGTTAGTTCTATTTCTAACAGAGACCACAATTTTATCTTTATTTTTTAGAATTAAAGCTTCTCTTTTATAAATAGACTTTACATAATTTACGTTTACAAGAACAAATCTATTTGCTCTGAAAAAATTTTTATAAGAAAGTATTTCGTCATAAAACTTTAAAGCTTTTGAAGCCACATGTTTCTCTCCATCGCTCATAAAAAAAAGTGTGTAATTTCCATTTGCCTCACACTTTATTACTTTATTAATATCAATTAAAACATGGGAAACTCCAACATTAAGTAAAAGTTTAGATGACTCGTTAAACTCTTTATATAATTTAAATTTTGATTTTGTTAAGAATCGTTTTTGAATTTTATAGTATCTAAAAAGTGTAGATTTCAACGTTTCAAAATCAAATGGTTTTTT
This genomic stretch from Tenacibaculum jejuense harbors:
- a CDS encoding OmpA/MotB family protein yields the protein MRKAIILLSVSTLALTSCVSKKKYIELQKQYQDTKGNLQKTTFEKKELEAKFAKIEKRVDNYNEKINSLKNYNSSLKDENNVKLDMVGKTAVMSNSMKEKMRETLAKVDPAELSNAKTLKDSMDVAIAYNLRKSINTSELEGSEDINVDIDQTVVMISVSDELLFNTASYRVKKKAYSLIKKLADVINSEPSMDVMIEGHTDSRSINNAVIQDNWDLSVKRATSIVRLLEKKYNVDSNRLIAAGRGSSVPLVDNSTAKNRARNRRTRIVILPNLDKFFGLLAQEETITP
- a CDS encoding LytR/AlgR family response regulator transcription factor, producing the protein MINKISVIIIENEKEAQDYLISLIEKVELDVEVLGVFSNVKDSLKGLETYKPEIVFMDIELDDGNAFDILNAIENYDFEVVFITAFNDYLEKVLEYCSFQFIKKPFDFETLKSTLFRYYKIQKRFLTKSKFKLYKEFNESSKLLLNVGVSHVLIDINKVIKCEANGNYTLFFMSDGEKHVASKALKFYDEILSYKNFFRANRFVLVNVNYVKSIYKREALILKNKDKIVVSVRNRTNLNKMIKNLLD